The following proteins are encoded in a genomic region of Streptomyces gobiensis:
- the zwf gene encoding glucose-6-phosphate dehydrogenase, which translates to MTSAANPLRDAQDRRLPRIAGPSGLVIFGVTGDLSRKKLMPAVYDLANRGLLPPGFSLIGFARRDWEHEDFAQVVHDAVKQHARTPFREEVWQQLAEGMRFVPGVFDDDEAFQKLKGTIEELDKVRGTGGNFAFYLSVPPRFFPTVVQQLKKHQLSDAPESSWRRAVVEKPFGHDLASAQELNQVVHGVFRASEVFRIDHYLGKETVQNILALRFANTMFEPLWNRSYVDHVQITMAEDIGIGGRAGYYDGIGSARDVIQNHLLQLLALTAMEEPASFDAKALVTEKLKVLNAVRLPEDLGRHTVRGQYAEGWQGGEMVPGYLEEEGIDPASKTDTYAAIKLEIDNRRWAGVPFYLRTGKRLGRRVTEIAVVFQRAPYSPFDTTDTQELGQNALVIRVQPDEGVTIRFGSKVPGTSMEIRDVTMDFAYGESFTETSPEAYERLILDVLLGDANLFPRHQEVERSWEILDPIEEYWEKNGKPEPYTAGTWGPAAADEMLARDGRSWRRP; encoded by the coding sequence GGGGCCGTCGGGACTGGTGATTTTTGGTGTCACGGGCGATTTGTCACGTAAAAAGCTGATGCCCGCCGTTTACGATCTCGCCAACCGCGGACTCCTCCCACCGGGCTTCTCCCTTATCGGTTTCGCCCGCCGCGACTGGGAGCACGAGGACTTCGCACAGGTCGTCCATGACGCGGTCAAACAGCACGCCCGCACCCCCTTCCGGGAAGAGGTCTGGCAGCAGCTGGCCGAGGGCATGCGCTTCGTACCCGGCGTCTTCGATGACGATGAGGCGTTCCAGAAGCTCAAGGGCACCATCGAAGAGCTGGACAAGGTCCGGGGCACCGGCGGCAACTTCGCCTTCTATCTCTCGGTGCCGCCCAGGTTCTTCCCCACCGTCGTACAGCAGCTCAAGAAGCACCAGCTCTCCGACGCCCCCGAGAGCTCCTGGCGACGCGCGGTCGTCGAGAAGCCCTTCGGCCACGATCTGGCCAGCGCCCAGGAGCTCAACCAGGTCGTACACGGGGTCTTCCGGGCCAGCGAGGTCTTCCGGATCGACCACTACCTCGGCAAGGAGACCGTCCAGAACATCCTGGCGCTGCGCTTCGCCAATACGATGTTCGAGCCGCTGTGGAACCGCTCGTATGTGGACCATGTGCAGATCACCATGGCCGAGGACATCGGTATCGGCGGCCGCGCGGGCTACTACGACGGCATCGGCTCCGCCCGTGACGTCATCCAGAACCACCTCCTGCAGCTTCTCGCGCTGACCGCCATGGAGGAGCCCGCCTCCTTCGACGCCAAGGCACTGGTCACCGAGAAGCTGAAGGTGCTGAACGCCGTACGGCTGCCCGAGGACCTGGGCAGGCACACCGTGCGCGGGCAGTACGCGGAGGGCTGGCAGGGCGGCGAGATGGTGCCCGGCTATCTGGAGGAAGAGGGCATCGACCCCGCCTCGAAGACCGACACCTACGCCGCGATCAAGCTGGAGATCGACAACCGCCGCTGGGCGGGCGTCCCCTTCTATCTGCGCACCGGCAAGCGGCTCGGCCGCCGGGTCACCGAGATCGCCGTGGTCTTCCAGCGCGCGCCCTACTCCCCGTTCGACACCACCGATACTCAGGAGCTGGGCCAGAACGCCCTGGTCATCCGGGTGCAGCCGGACGAGGGCGTCACCATCCGGTTCGGCTCCAAGGTGCCCGGCACCTCGATGGAGATCCGTGATGTGACGATGGACTTCGCCTATGGTGAGTCCTTCACGGAGACCAGCCCGGAAGCGTATGAGCGCCTGATCCTCGATGTGCTGCTGGGCGACGCCAACCTCTTCCCGCGCCATCAGGAGGTTGAGCGGTCCTGGGAGATCCTTGATCCGATCGAGGAGTACTGGGAAAAGAACGGCAAGCCCGAGCCGTACACCGCCGGGACCTGGGGACCCGCGGCGGCCGACGAGATGCTCGCACGCGACGGTAGGAGCTGGCGGCGGCCATGA